One stretch of Bombina bombina isolate aBomBom1 chromosome 7, aBomBom1.pri, whole genome shotgun sequence DNA includes these proteins:
- the LOC128636050 gene encoding C5a anaphylatoxin chemotactic receptor 1: protein MTSNYPTFNNYYNDSDYNYDLNDFFNSSSPESISAVRWAALIIYVVVFILGLPGNALVVWMTAYEMKRTVNTVWFLNLAIADLLCCLSVPFSIMGIILRNHWPLGLFACKFIPSLLLINMYASVLILMVISMDRCALVIKPVWCQNHRSVKKASLACLVVWVLSLFLTSPSFIFRKTIIKSRDHITCSMDFSLTGEDQVKVETFIAVFRFLMGFLIPFLLITICYVVLVTRVNERFAQSGKTMKVVITVITGFFVCWFPYHVAGLILVSHPNSDLYKSTLKVDSLLISIAFINSCMNPIIYVLMGQDFKSKFKKSVKSILRQVLADEQSGSYDTKKSKSSTETKNTDTQV from the coding sequence ATGACATCAAATTACCCAACTTTCAACAATTATTACAATGACAGTGACTATAATTATGACTTGAATGACTTTTTTAACAGCTCCTCTCCAGAGTCAATCTCAGCTGTTAGGTGGGCAGCTCTAATCATTTATGTTGTTGTATTCATTCTTGGTTTGCCTGGTAACGCTTTGGTGGTATGGATGACGGCTTATGAGATGAAAAGAACTGTCAACACGGTGTGGTTTTTAAATTTAGCAATTGCTGACCTTCTATGTTGTCTATCCGTGCCATTTTCAATCATGGGTATCATTTTACGTAATCATTGGCCGTTGGGTCTCTTTGCCTGCAAGTTTATACCTTCACTCCTCTTGATCAACATGTACGCAAGTGTTCTTATCCTCATGGTCATCAGCATGGATCGTTGTGCCTTGGTTATCAAACCTGTTTGGTGTCAGAATCATAGATCAGTGAAAAAGGCCTCTTTGGCGTGCCTGGTGGTATGGGTGCTATCTCTTTTCTTGACCAGCCCTTCCTTCATCTTCAGGAAGACAATCATAAAATCACGAGACCATATAACTTGCTCCATGGATTTCTCACTCACTGGAGAAGACCAAGTAAAGGTGGAAACATTCATTGCAGTTTTCCGTTTCTTGATGGGCTTTCTCATTCCATTTTTGCTCATCACCATCTGCTATGTTGTGTTGGTAACAAGGGTCAATGAACGATTTGCTCAGTCGGGGAAAACAATGAAAGTTGTGATTACTGTGATTACTGGGTTTTTTGTGTGTTGGTTTCCATACCATGTGGCTGGTCTCATCCTTGTGTCACATCCCAACTCCGACCTTTACAAATCAACATTAAAAGTGGATTCACTTCTGATCAGCATAGCTTTCATTAATAGTTGTATGAACCCAATTATTTATGTTCTGATGGGACAGGACTTCAAGTCTAAATTCAAGAAGTCTGTTAAATCGATTTTGAGACAGGTTTTGGCGGATGAACAAAGTGGGTCCTATGATACCAAAAAGAGCAAATCAAGTACAGAAACAAAGAACACTGACACACAAGTATAG